A DNA window from Phragmites australis chromosome 11, lpPhrAust1.1, whole genome shotgun sequence contains the following coding sequences:
- the LOC133884717 gene encoding probable hexosyltransferase MUCI70 encodes MTGSASSLGLRSGSYGSLASTAGSGGVCGARKAGARGWACRGEKERLQLLHRALRLVGRRRAGVLLLLAVASAAVFCSLFAIVKDDSNSISIVNNYEVPNAIQKSVYPSTTRPLMMSGDQYSTSVVNKVERPNWLHLSYANFTHPCEGFSVPPPLVDKKRTGPRPCPVCYVSVDQAFALMPLQASPSPVLKNLNYVSEDSITANLSNQSSGFGGHPSLEQRSKSFDINESMAVHCGFVRGNKPGQGTGFDIKDDDLLEMEQCRELVVASAIFGNYDMIQHPRNISEFSKANACFYMFVDEETEAYVKNSSSLHNDNKVGLWRLVIVRNLPYEDPRRTGKIPKLLLHRLFPNVRFSVWIDAKLQLVVDPYLLLERFLWRKNTTFAISRHYKRFDVFEEAEANKAAGKYDNASIDYQIEFYRNEGLTQYSPAKLPITSDVPEGCVIIREHIPITNLFTCLWFNEVDRFTSRDQISFSTVRDKIRSKVGWMPEMFLDCERRNFVVQAYHRELLEQMIASGRKPPPATDQPSRKLRPGSRKTPPSKKPSVRRKKEKKSSSRRRLPKPVAGGMGVM; translated from the exons ATGACCGGCTCGGCGTCGTCGCTGGGTCTGCGGTCCGGGAGCTACGGCTCCCTCGCTTCCACCgcgggcagcggcggcgtcTGCGGGGCGAGGAAGGCGGGAGCCAGGGGGTGGGCGTGCCGCGGGGAGAAGGAGCGGCTGCAGCTGCTCCACCGCGCGCTGCGGCTGGTCGGCCGGCGCAGGGCcggcgtgctgctgctgctcgccgtCGCATCTGCCGCCGTGTTCTGCTCCCTCTTCGCCATCGTCAAAG ATGACAGTAACTCAATTAGCATTGTGAATAATTATGAAGTCCCAAATGCCATACAAAAGTCAGTGTATCCTAGCACAACACGACCTCTAATGATGTCTGGAGACCAATACTCCACCAGTGTTGTCAACAAAGTTGAGCGTCCAAATTGGCTTCATCTTTCATATGCAAACTTCACACATCCTTGTGAAGGTTTCTCAGTTCCTCCTCCCCTGGTTGATAAGAAACGCACTGGACCCCGAC CATGTCCTGTTTGCTATGTCTCTGTAGATCAAGCATTTGCTCTGATGCCTCTACAGGCTTCACCATCGCCTGTCCTAAAGAACCTAAATTATGTATCTGAAGACAGTATCACTGCAAATTTATCAAATCAGAGCTCTGGATTTGGAGGACATCCATCTCTGGAGCAGAGAAGTAAATCTTTTGACATCAATGAATCAATGGCTGTCCACTGTGG CTTTGTTAGAGGAAATAAGCCTGGCCAAGGTACTGGGTTTGATATCAAGGATGATGATCTGCTGGAAATGGAGCAATGTCGTGAGCTAGTTGTAGCTTCTGCTATTTTCG GGAATTATGATATGATTCAACACCCGAGAAACATAAGTGAATTTTCAAAGGCCAATGCATGTTTTTATATGTTTGTGGATGAAGAAACAGAGGCTTATGTCAAGAATTCTAGTTCTCTGCACAATGATAATAAAGTTGGACTATGGAGGCTAGTGATTGTCCGAAACCTCCCTTATGAAGACCCAAGGCGTACGGGAAAG ATTCCAAAACTTCTGCTCCATAGGCTATTTCCAAATGTGAGATTTTCAGTTTGGATAGATGCAAAACTTCAGCTTGTTGTGGATCCCTATCTCCTGCTTGAGAG ATTTCTCTGGAGGAAAAATACTACTTTTGCGATCTCTCGGCATTACAAACGCTTTGATGTGTTTGAAGAAGCAGAAGCTAATAAAGCTGCTGGAAAATATGACAATGCGTCAATTGATTACCAAATAGAGTTTTACAGAAATGAGGGCCTAACACAATATTCTCCTGCTAAGCTTCCTATCACAAGTG ATGTCCCTGAAGGATGTGTGATCATCAGAGAACACATCCCCATTACAAATCTCTTCACATGTCTATGGTTCAATGAAGTTGACCGTTTCACCTCCAGGGATCAAATAAGTTTCAGCACTGTCCGGGACAAAATAAGGTCTAAAGTTGGCTGGATGCCTGAAATGTTCCTGGACTGTGAAAGGCGCAACTTCGTCGTTCAG GCATACCACAGGGAGCTACTGGAGCAAATGATTGCGTCTGGTAGGAAGCCCCCTCCAGCGACCGACCAACCATCTCGAAAACTTAGGCCAGGTAGCAGGAAAACTCCCCCATCAAAGAAGCCTTCCGTGAGGcggaaaaaggagaagaaatcgAGCTCGCGAAGGCGTCTTCCGAAACCCGTCGCTGGGGGAATGGGTGTTATGTGA